GTGGGAGTAATGATTTTATCACGGTTTATTCTTATGCCGCTGTTAAAAATCTTGCATACGCCTGAAAATATTATAAAAGAAGCATTTGAGTACATAAATATAATAACAATGTTTATTGGCGTAACTTTTTCCTACAACCTGTCGTCAGGACTTTTACGTGCAATCGGAAACAGCTTTATGTCGCTCGTATTTTTGGTAATTGCCTCAATTTTAAACATTTTCCTTGATATTTATTTCATAACTTCCCTTAAAATGGGAATTGGCGGAGCTGCAATTGCAACAGTTATTGCACAGGCAATTTCAGTTATCTTAAGTATTATCTACATTTACGTAAAAGAGCCAATTTTAATACCTAGAAAAAAACATTTCAGATTTGATAAAAAATTGTACAAGGAACTGCTTGGGCAGGGACTTTCTATGGGATTTATGATTGCGATTGTACTTATGGGAACGCTTATTTTACAGTATGCGATAAATGGGTTTGGATATTTGATTATCGCTGGACATACTTCGGCAAGAAAACTTATGGGATTTTGCAACATTCCGCTAACTACAATAGCACTCGCACTTGCAACTTTCGTTTCCCAAAATAAAGGTGCAAATAAAGTAGATAGAATCCGAAAAGGCGTATTTTACGCTAATATGATGGATATAATTTTTGCAATTGGAATCACAATTTTTGTATATTTATTTTCCAAAAACATGATTCACCTGATGTCAGGCTCCGAATCTGAAATCGTCCTCCACAACGGCTCAACCTACCTAAAAATCGCCTCTCCATTTTTCACAATACTAGGAATCCTGTTTAACTTGCGATACGCTTTACAGGCTCTTGGCGAAAAATTAATCCCCCTCGTTTCAAGTATAATCGAATTTTTTGGAAAAATAATCTTCGTAATTTTTATCGTGCCAAAATTGGGGTATTTTGGAGTAATGGTTTGCGAGCCGCTGATTTGGATTGTGATGGTGGGGCAGTTGGCTTGGGCATTTTATGGGAATGGGTATATGAAAGGTTATAGAAAAGTGAAGGAGTAAGCAATGAAAGAAAATTTAATAAAAATTTTACTAACGGTTTTATTTACAGTAATTTATTTTTTTCTTCAACAAAAATTATCAATAATATTTTTATTACTTTGGATTGAAATTTTAGTATCTTTTGGTAAAAGTATTGTAGTGGCATTAATTTCAATGTTAATAATTATTATGTTTTTTTTCTATTTTGGATATCTGAGTAGAAATTTTTTGGTAAAATTAAATAAAATTTTATTAGGTGTATTAATGTCCATAATTTTGATTTATTTCTTATATAATATTTTTTATCAAGAAAATCAGTTTATTCCAGGAATAGAAGAGTTTAACATAACTTATATAATCTTACATATTTCATATACAATTGGACTATTTTTGGATAAAAAAATTATAATAAAGCATAAAAATTAAAGGGGGAGAAAATGAAATTAAAAAAATATTTAGGTGAAACAACATTTTATGAGAAAAAAAGAGAAGTTGAAAGAAATAAGGTAAAAAATTGGCTAAAAACAGTTAGTGCATTTGCAAATGGAAAAGGTGGCATTTTGATTTTTGGAGTAAGTGATGATGATGAAATTGTTGGATTGGAAGATTGTAAGAAGGATTCTGAATTTATCAGTGAAAAAATAAAAACATTGATAGAGCCTGTTCCGAATATAGAAATTAAATATTTAGATGAAAATAATAAAAATTTATTACTAGTTTATGTTTTTTCAGGAAATCAGACACCTTATTATTACATTGGAAACGGCTCAAGACAAGCATTTGTAAGAATTGGAAATGAAAGTGTAGTTACAAGAAATCATGAACTTAATAATTTGATTTTAAAAGGAAGTAATCAAACATACGATAGTTTAAATTCAAATATTGATTTTGATAAAGCTTCGTTTTCAAAATTGAAGGCAATTTATTATCAGAATACAAGGCAGGAATTTTTAAATTCTGATTTTGAATCGTTTGGATTGATGAGAAATGGAAAATTAACTAATGCAGGAGCGTTACTAGCCGATGAAAGGCTTATTTATCAATCAAGGATTTTTTGTACAAGATGGAATGGAATTGACAAATCTTCGGGAAGAATGGAGGCATTTGATGACATTGAAGTTGATGGAAGCATTTTATATCAGTTAGATGAAGTTTTGAGATTTATAAGGGTAAATAATAGAAAAATGTGGAAAAAAACAAATGAACGACGTATAGAAATGCTAGATTATCCAGAAAGAGCTGTACAGGAAACTTTGGTAAATGCAATTATACACAGAGATTATGGAATAACGGGCAGTGAAATTCATGTAGATATTTATGATGACAGAATGGAAATTTATTCTCCCGGCGGAATGTATGACGGAACTTTTATTCAGGAAAGAAACACCGATACAATTTCATCTTTTAGAAGGAATCCTGTAATAGCAGATTTATTTGCTCGTATGCATTTTATGGAAAGACGTGGAAGTGGACTCAAAAAAATAAAAGATGATTTTGTGAATGCTTTTAATTATACAGAAGACAAATCAGTTGAATTTTTTTCAGATTTTAATGGATTTAGAGTGGTAATGAAAAACTTAAATTATGATTTTATAAAAAATTTAAATAATAGGGAATCTACAATTAAAACTGAAATCAAAAAAAGAAAGATTTTAGAAGTGCAAATTCAAAAAATAATGGAGTTTTTTGAAACTAATGATGAACTTACACGATCGGAATTAGAAAAACTTTTGAATGTAAAAGAAAGCCGTGCGAGAGATTTGTTAAGATATTTGGTGAAAAATAATATGTTAC
This is a stretch of genomic DNA from Leptotrichia hofstadii. It encodes these proteins:
- a CDS encoding MATE family efflux transporter, which gives rise to MKKFNFSVDLINDNILKSLLIFSIPILVSNIFQQLYNMADIAIVGHTLGDNSLAAIGASAAIFELIFGFALGIGNGLSMVTARNYGANNKNLLKKSVAGSIVIGIWITVGVMILSRFILMPLLKILHTPENIIKEAFEYINIITMFIGVTFSYNLSSGLLRAIGNSFMSLVFLVIASILNIFLDIYFITSLKMGIGGAAIATVIAQAISVILSIIYIYVKEPILIPRKKHFRFDKKLYKELLGQGLSMGFMIAIVLMGTLILQYAINGFGYLIIAGHTSARKLMGFCNIPLTTIALALATFVSQNKGANKVDRIRKGVFYANMMDIIFAIGITIFVYLFSKNMIHLMSGSESEIVLHNGSTYLKIASPFFTILGILFNLRYALQALGEKLIPLVSSIIEFFGKIIFVIFIVPKLGYFGVMVCEPLIWIVMVGQLAWAFYGNGYMKGYRKVKE
- a CDS encoding ATP-binding protein; protein product: MKLKKYLGETTFYEKKREVERNKVKNWLKTVSAFANGKGGILIFGVSDDDEIVGLEDCKKDSEFISEKIKTLIEPVPNIEIKYLDENNKNLLLVYVFSGNQTPYYYIGNGSRQAFVRIGNESVVTRNHELNNLILKGSNQTYDSLNSNIDFDKASFSKLKAIYYQNTRQEFLNSDFESFGLMRNGKLTNAGALLADERLIYQSRIFCTRWNGIDKSSGRMEAFDDIEVDGSILYQLDEVLRFIRVNNRKMWKKTNERRIEMLDYPERAVQETLVNAIIHRDYGITGSEIHVDIYDDRMEIYSPGGMYDGTFIQERNTDTISSFRRNPVIADLFARMHFMERRGSGLKKIKDDFVNAFNYTEDKSVEFFSDFNGFRVVMKNLNYDFIKNLNNRESTIKTEIKKRKILEVQIQKIMEFFETNDELTRSELEKLLNVKESRARDLLRYLVKNNMLQKIGATRNIRYIKTVGKNQSQKPSEK